In Juglans regia cultivar Chandler chromosome 13, Walnut 2.0, whole genome shotgun sequence, the DNA window CACTTTAATTCAAAGTGGGTTTGGTTCATCCGTTCAAATGAGATTTATGTGAttgaaaataaactatattGAGCTGtaacttatttgaaaatataatactaGAATACATGGAGTACATCAGAGACAGATTTAGAATATCTcctaatattttgtgaatagtagtgaaatattttgtgaatagtagtaaaatagtttgtgaatagtattgaaattatttgaatctCATTATATCTCATTTGGACATTCAGAATAtcagtgaatagtagtgaaatgatttaagtgaagatgttttattgaaaaatgagagaagaaaattgaataagaatacataaagttaaaaattttaatattatttttattttgaaatttgaaaggattgtattgtttcttattttttgtttggaaatttaggaaagttgtaatgattaggtaatgattagatgaaaaagttgaatatttaaaattgaaaagtattttgtgtttaagtgatatttgggaagaaaatatctgagaatacttgttacacaaacaaggccttaaccAACTCAGTACAACACTTCATCGTAATGTATGTATTATAGATTTTTATGTTCTTTCAATAGTGTATTAACATCATTTATAAACTACTGAGTATTCGTTAAGGGTGCTACTCGCACCACCTGGACAGTGAACCCCCTAGCCCTGCAACCCGTTTGGAAGCCTGGGGGCAGGTTTGCCCTGCAAGCCGTGCAGAGTCCACCATACAATCCAGATTTCACAAATCCTTCACCAAACCCACATATCTATTCCTTAAAGCAACATATCAATCATCAAACAATCATAGAAACACAGACCCAAAAATATCTtcttaaacaaaagaaaaatagcaaTGACGCAAGAGGCAAGACCATAGTGTGGTCATGGGTCTGAGCAAAGAATCATGACTTGACTAATCGTGGGTCTACATAGAGACCCACAACCCGGCATGGCTCTGGAGTGTGGTTTCGTCTTCATAAACCCACGGCCACATTGTGGCCCGTGGGTGTCTCATAGTCACAACATTCAAGAAGAATATGTggaggaggagaaaaagaagatgaggAGACGAATaggaagaagagagaagggGAGGTAAAACAAAAAGGCGGAGGGAGAGAGACAAGAGAGGAAAGAATGAATTaggattttgtaattttctttatatactACTCAGTCAAATATCAAAATGacaatgttttattaaaagaatttattttttaatatatatatatataatttaggccAAGCAGGACGAGGGAAACCCCTGGCGGACTGATCCCAACCCAAGCCCCATCCTCTTGTTGCCCAGTCCATTTGTTGACAGGTGCCCCCACCTCGACAAGTGAGCATCGTATGGGCCAAATGTGGTGGCCCGTCGTCCACCACTAATATTCATacgaaggaaaaatgaaaaaagaatacaaataaGAGTTTATGATGTAATGACTATGGCTGCAACCCGACCTTGTAAAGTCAAGTTTGTGCCTGACCCGAGAACCTTCATCTAAGGCTCCAACCCGAACCAACTCGACCCGAACAAAATCAAGCAGGGTCGAACCCGTATGACTCGACCTTTAAAAACAAGGTCGTTTTCATGCTTCCAGAAACGAAAAGTGATTCGCTTacggaaaaaaaatgaaaaccgaTTCAATGATTTACAAACCacaagagaggaagagagagaagtggTCTTAGGATCGAAGGAGAAGATCTTGGGCTGAGGTGAGGCATCCCCAAGCCTTGACCTGCCCAGCACCAGCAACCGCAACGGTGGCAGCAAATCTGCAAACGGCGGCGTCTAGCTCGAGCAAAGTTACACTGAAGGCAGAGAACCAGATCTATAAACGGAATGCTGAATCTGATCAGGGGGAGACCTGCCTTCGTGGAAGAATTTTTCTTGGTatctctaattaatttattttctttctcccaATTCATCTCTGGTTTTCGTCTAGCAAATTTTCTATATGGTGAGCTTGCAGGTGGGCTGAGTGGGCAGCTAGTGGTTTGGGTTTGCGGAATCATATGTCCtaaataatgatatttgttCAAACCTGAGAGAAGAAACAATGCTCGAAAAATAGAGACGGAACACATTCTAAAGGGTTTCTTCTCTATGGCGTTTTAATGGAGTCTTCGCCATGAGAGAAAAGGCTTTtaatgcaaaaaagaaagaaattggaAGAGATGAGTATAAAGGGTGCAAAGGCAatggagaggagagagagagagagagagagagagagagagagtaaaaggCAGATGATGAACTTGAACCTTCAGAACTTGTGCTTCTCGAGGCATATCAACGGCTAGAAATGGTTAAGCTTTACAGAAGATGTAAGATATGAAAGACAATGCAAGATGGTGTCAGagccaataaaaaaagttatgggaGTTGTACTCGTACGCATGAACTTCCATggcaagttttaaatttatagagTTGGTGGAATTAACACCCGAAGAACAAATCCGACATTAGGCGGGTTGAGAACCAATTTGTAATGACCGGTCGTATTTTCGGACGGATCGGATTGAATAAATCGGAGGTTCGTTGGCCCATGTGCACAGGCCTAGTAATGACCTTGTTATGAGAAGTTGAGATTTATTCCACTACAATTGTTGGTTCATGtgatatttttgttaatatatatatacatatatacatactatgtatatatatgtagtatgtatatatatatatatgtacattcTATGCATGCAGGTATTAATATTTGTGGATTTTGAAACAGTATCTTCTCCCCCTTCTGACTGTCAGATTGCCCAAACTTGGTTTCTAATTATACAGTCGGAATCAACGAATGAgaataagaaatgataaaaccaaaaataaagattaaaattcTTCAAATGAAACACATAAACAATGTCTACCTACATACACATAAACAGTTAAAGAAGATAAATGTTAGGTCTACATGCAGTGGAGTGGCAAAACATGTACACATAAAACAATGTCTACGTACATGCACACAACATGAAAGAgggtttataactttatatacCCCAAACAGACTTTGGGCTTGCTACCGTCAATAAAATTTAGCAGCCCAATCAATTTTATTACGTAGAATTTGGTTTAAAAAGCCTGGGCCCCGAATAAAGTCATTCCCGATCGACATCCGACCTGCATGTACGCTTTGGGAGTTGGCCCGGAATGCCTATTGCTAAAGTTGATACTTTGGATTGCAAATTGCAAAAGCAATTTAGAAATACATGAGAGGAGGGGAAgccaatattagatttttttggtCACTGCATAATTGAtctcaaaagaataaaataataaaacaaatattattaatttgttagatttgtaTGTGGTTCGATAACGTATCTACgtttatgaaaataatagaaattttagGTAAAAAAGCCCAACACACTTattgaagagagaaaaaaaaatggtaacaCATGGAAATCAATGTCaaacgttagatttatttttattttttttttgtaatttaacacTTCGGTCAGCTAATTAAGTTAAGATCAGCTAATTAAGTTAAGATCAGTTTCAAGGCAGTTAACAAAGAATTATAACAATCCCCAAAGTAATGGAAATGGAATACAGTCCTCTGGAGGCAGGCAACCATTAAAGAAACTGGTCcctcttaattaatttgctatTTTCCAGAGAAACAAGGAAATGAGTCAAAGACAAGACGTGTGGGGACTCCGAGAACCAAAATTTACGTACGTAGGGTCACTATAACCGGACAAGCCAGAGAAGAACTTCGGTACTGACGTAACCAACACTCGGCGGGCATTAGGACACGGCCACCTGACCTTATCATCTTCGTACGTATATGACTTCCAGGCTGAACAAAATCTGTCGCGACTTAACATGTATTCAGTTTTCGTGTCATTAATATGTGGAAAAAAGTACTCCCACCTACAAAAGGTATcgacaaaatctattcatcgtgtggtttttgttttttatttaatggttaaacaagtatttttaataaatttgtgatttcttttgtatttttctacaaatatttaaagtgtttaaggAATTTTAcgtattactttaaaaaaattgagatttattattaaaaaaataattttttttcgtgAATCCCACATTTACTAAGGGTGACaactcatatttttagattgtaTTTGTGAAAGGTCAAGTTATAAACATTCGACTATATAGATTAACCAGACTCCGACCTGTTAAGTTAAACATGTCTAACTTTTAAATCATAACTCGATCCATTTAGATAACGAGTCTTGTTGTATCACCCATTTTGACcagtataataattaattaaaaatagatcaacacgacacgactcatttaaatctatttcatataaatgAGTTAAACTGACATACATAACTCATTTGGCatgtttaacataatttcacataaaacttaaaatctatatttattagtaactacaatattttttaaaaaaaaataaggctacttatcaacaaaaaatatcaatatttttataattttaacatataataaaatcaatattacaaatccTATTATAAGGGGAATTTTCTCATTGGAAAGGCCCATGCGGCCTCGGCCTAAGAACCCAACCCAATGGGGTCTCTTATCCAAATAAGGAATGGAACAACGAATGGAACAACAACCAAGGAAAGGCACCGACTGATCGATAAGACAAAACGACTTGACACATTGCGACCGCCAGCAAGAATAGGAAATGCACGGAACACGCGAAGAATATGGAGGACTCTCGATTTATCGGCATCAAGTTATCTGCAGCTAATATAAATCGAATCGAGGTTCAGGGAATCACTCCACGTTAATGGCGTCGTCTCAGAGCCACGTTACATTTAAAGATTCTGACAAAAGGAACAATACAAGGAATACGACCTTCACGGAAGCAGGCACGATCTGCCTCTTAGACCTGTAGTATAAATAGTTTATCTCAGGTACGAGGAAACTCTCTATAATCCATAGACTCTCTTATTTAGTTTCTACActccaagaatatttactaactttagcATCGGAGGCTACCCGACCCCAATACCGTcctaaaaaaatagcaatacttTCTACCTTGTGCAGGGCTCGTTTTCAAATATCTGAGTTGTTGGAACTTGGCCCAAAGATGTGTGAAACACGAGGTTAACACctaaaataacaaatatgacCATAGgtctataattataatttcaacaataaaaatataagcatactgaaaaataacaatattacaactaaacaataataaaattataattttgagataaaatcaAAACGGGTCAAAACGAGTTGATTTCGGGCTAAGCAGATTGATCCGtttataaatcgtgtcttaATGGATCAACTCATTTTGACCCAAACATGTTAACATCAAACCAAAACCCgttaatttcatatgatattcaTTTTGGATTTACAGATCGTGTCATGTATTACCACCCTTAACATttacccatttttttaaaatagaatatacgAAATTTGTACACTTTAAAATTgtagatataatttttctttaatttaatagttttggttttatttggtAATCATCAACTGATATAATCATCATTATGATCGAACTGACAACTCcaattaatattcatattttccTCCAACAAAATCCAAGTTTTTCATGCTCACGAGAGCTTCATTGGAATGCTAATCTCTTCTCGCGCGTACCACTCGATCAACTAAACAACAAATATTGTAGAATCGGTGTAAAGTGTTGAAGCTTTAAACCAAATTTCGTGGGTGGATGTTGCAATTAGGATAATTGATTATAGATACACGAGGACAAACATGGGTCTAAAGTTGAGATTATATAAAGCAAATAAATTAGAGCGGTCATGTTGGGGAAGGAACAGCATCCATGTAGCGATAGGTTATTTGACTTTGTGCATTGGATGGGAAGAAgcattgatttttgtttgtttggtctTAATATGTGTACCTACCCCATTTTTTGTACATAAAAACTAGAATAtgagaaaatggagagaattaaaataagagaatgGTCTTGGTTTTACATGGAGCTAGCAGTGGTGTATCTTTCTTCTggattttataaatgaaaatgcATGCACGGTTACGTCATTGctataaaaaccaaaaaattgcTGGGACTTCGTTGCAAAACCTAGCCATGTGATTCACACGCCACCCAAGACTggaaaaaatccaaaaacataCAGCCATACAAAGCCTTTCCAACAGGCTAAGCCCCCCTCATTCCACagtaacctctctctctctctctctctctccgtttgAAACAAAAATGGAGGTAGAGAATCGGTACAAGAAAGGACTGTGGACAGAGGAGGAGGACCGGATTCTGTTAGACTACGTCAGGGTGCACGGGAGAGGAAAGTGGAATCGCATCTCTAAGATGACAGGTAATTTAAGAAAGAAACATGATAAGTTTAGgaatgagctagctagctagcttcgcATTGAATCTATAACTGTTTAATTTCTTCAACTGGAAGCTGCAAAGAACAACTGTAGGGATTTGGATTTGTTATGTGAATGGTTTGCAGGTTTACAGAGGTGTGGGAAGAGCTGCAGATTAAGGTGGCTGAATTATCTGAGCCCTACTGTGAAACGCGGCGGTTTctctgaggaagaagaagatctaaTCATCAGACTCCATAATCTTCTGGGTAACAGGTTCTGATCATCTCTATATCTatattatctttcttttttttacctttccatatatattttctattttcatccATATTTCGGCTGTTTCTTACTAGTTATTCTTATCCATATAATTTTGTTGGATATAGAAAATCTGAGAAAAAGGTCATATATATTTCCCGTACTTTGCTTTAATATATTCAGAGCAGGTGCTTGAATACAGAATATATATCGTAAGACTTTATAGTGTCATTCATCTGTTCGAGtcaaaagatttattattttttttaatttttcataaaaaaaattaaacttatttcaactttctttatatattttaatctaaaataattaaatctatattaataagattcagaatatattatcattcacaacttaatttaatttaactcatctcaatatttaggtttcgtttgtatttacagttcatctcaactcatctcaatattatttattattattcagtaactttaacttataaatcttactattattcataacacatctcattattatttacaatctatctcaactcatctctaaatctaaacgacacgtaaacaaaatgaaagtcatccatttcttcttaaaaataaaaattaaaataaacttgtaTCTTGCAAATTCTACTGCACATGATGGTCAATATTCCGAGTTGTCTGCTCCTCATCCTTTCATTTGTTATTTCCCGATTTATTTGGCAAATCTACAGGTAGAGAAATCCTCCCAGCTGTCAATCAATAAAGTATCCTTTCGGATAAAActtcccttttaaaaaaaaaaaaaaaactgaaataacGTTCAAAGGATCAGAACCTACATTTCTGGAGAAGACCACATTGGATGCTTAGCCTGCAATAAGTGTTCATATTATTTCACATTATTTCTGTACGTAAATGAGACGGTgaaacatattatatacatgagtCCAAAAAAGAGGACAAAAATAAAACGCTTTCAATAAGGTAGTAAATATTATTGCTGACATTCATTTGATGACTCTCTGTGTGCACTGTGTAGGTGGTCGCTGATTGCGGGGAGAGTGCCAGGTAGAACTGACAACCAAGTAAAAAACCACTGGAACACCCATTTGTGCAAGAAGCTGGGCATcaaaaacccaaataaaaaagttgtgggtACTTCCAAAAAAACACACCCTGCTCTTTTTCATCGGGTGGAAGACTCTCAATTGATCCAAACACTCCACAGCACTGATTCTTTGGACTCTAAGCTTTGTCACGAtggtgatgatcatgatcataccAAATTGATGGAAGTGATGGAAAGTGAAAACCTTTGTACTCCCGGTACTGATGCACTATCTAATAATGGAGAATCGCAATGGATGATGAGCAAGCACTTTGCTGAATTATCGCCTTTGTTTCCGGTTGATTATCAACCAAATCTGGAGGGCCCAGGCTTCCTAGAGTTTCTAGATGGGTTCCCTCTTGACCTAACATGGCAAAGCCTCTGAGcgttttttgtttgttaatcTTTCTTTGGTTAATGAATAATAGTCCTTTGCCATTAATGGCCATCGACATGATCACGATTTTAACATTCCATACTTATAggtctttaattattttctttggtaTAATTGATCTTTGGAGATCAGACTAGGTAATTAGCAGCTACTGATGTTGACAAAACATGAGCTATTCCAGCACCACTCCCCTACTTTTGTCCTATGTTACAAAAATGCAAGtggtaagagaaaaagaagaaagacagAGTAAGGCTATGTTTTGATATTAGTATGTCAAatcatttgtgaatagtaatgaataatttgtgaataataataaagaaatctgAAACCAATTTTGTTCTCAAACATATCCTAAGACTGCTTTAGGCTTTTTTTGAATAATGagtttat includes these proteins:
- the LOC109013728 gene encoding transcription factor WER-like, producing the protein MEVENRYKKGLWTEEEDRILLDYVRVHGRGKWNRISKMTGLQRCGKSCRLRWLNYLSPTVKRGGFSEEEEDLIIRLHNLLGNRWSLIAGRVPGRTDNQVKNHWNTHLCKKLGIKNPNKKVVGTSKKTHPALFHRVEDSQLIQTLHSTDSLDSKLCHDGDDHDHTKLMEVMESENLCTPGTDALSNNGESQWMMSKHFAELSPLFPVDYQPNLEGPGFLEFLDGFPLDLTWQSL